The following DNA comes from Candidatus Ozemobacteraceae bacterium.
CCAAATTCAACATCTACGTTAACACCCCCAACTGAACATACAAGACGAGTAGTACCGCCCACTTGACCTCCTCTTATGCAATACACCAGAGTTGTCTGGAAACGCTGAATTTTCCCGAAATAAAGAATATTCCGTCAGACCAATGAATATTTTTCGGTATACCAAGTCACGTGACAGGAATGACTTCCCTTTTGGTGGGCGGTTCATCACTTATAAGGATCGACATTTATCGATGGCGCTTTTACAGCCTTCAATAGACGAGCGAGTTCACTGGAATCGAATCTTTTTATCGAGCACTCTCTATTGCCGTAGCGGTCTTCATCTCTGATGGAGAGCCAAAAATAGGTGGGATTATAGGAATCTTTCTGAACAATGAGAGTTCCCTTCATTCCATCCACTGACAATTCCCACCTTTCGATGGGGTGTGAGTTCTTGCTGTAGCGATCAGGTGACTCCCTGAGGATTTTCAATAGACTGTTTGCTGAGTTCGAATTCCCTTGAAGTTCCAACTTTTTCCCGCCAGCATGGAATACAATATTTGAGCCGGCTTTTGCGATATTTTCGTGAAACTCCCTGCTGATGAGGTTGTCTCTCGCAACCCAGAGAAACCAGGAAATAAAGAACAGAACGAAGATTCCGACAAATAGCGTGCCTCCATTGAGCCTTGAATCTTTTTTTTCTCCTCTTGCTGAAATAATCATCAACAAAAGAGACATGAAAATTATAATTCCTATTAATACATAATCTATCTTGAATTGAATCAGGAGAATGAGCAGAGTTCGCATGGGAGGCTTTCCTTCCGCTTATTTGGTCCGGGGCAATGAACGTCATGAAACGACGATACTGCACCCTTTTGGAACGTGGGCATTTTACCCTTTGTTCCGGTATATATCCAGAACATGCCGGATCACCCGATTTCGTGATTGCAGAAACAGGATTTCCTGGTGTACACAGTATTCTGCATTCAGCCGTGACTCCGAATTTTCGTCCGATCGGCCAAGATTTCCTGGAAAATGAACATTCATCGCGTTGTTGTCGTGTGCATGCTTTCCTGCCTGGCGTGTTGTCCGGCCGGGGCATTCCCGGCACCGGATTTCCCGCCGGCGTGGGTCGAAAAACGGGTGCCGGCGCAGAAATTCGTCGAGTATGACCTTGTCGATCTCCAGGGACAGCGCTGGAACAGTATGGAACTTCGGGGGAAGCCCGTCGTGATCCTGACCGGGCACCGTGATATACGTCATGATATTAAACGATGGGCCGAGCGCCTCAAGCAAGAATTCGCCGATGCCGGCGGTATCGCGCTGTTTTACGATGTCAATCTCGCGCAGTTCCCCTGGACGACCGAACACGAGGATGCCGAGGCCTGGTGGCGGGAGCAGCGGTTCCCGATTCCCGTCGTGCTCGACTGGCATGCGCTGATCGGCCGGGCGTTGAAGATTGCATACGGCACGCCGAACGTCATCGTTCTCGACCGGGACAACCTGCTCGTTCACCACGCAACCGGCCCGTGCGAGCCGGCCGCCTGGGAACTCGTCCGGAACATGCTTCGCCGCCTCCTCGCTGGTGGTGGCGCGAAGCCGAATCTCGGCCCCGGGGTTGCCCCGAAGGCCGTGCAATGATGCGCTTTTCCAGAAGGTTGCGATGAACGTCGGAGACAGGGCGCCGGAATTCACGTTGAACGACCAGGACGGCAAGCCCGTTTCCCTTGCGGATTTCAGGGGCAGGCAGACGGTTGTGGTGTTCTTCTACCCGAAAGACGAGTCGCCGGTCTGCACGATCGAAGCCTGCGGATTCCGCGACATGACCCCGTCGTTCACCGAGGTCGGCGCCGCCGTGCTGGGCATCAGTTCGGACAATTCAGAAAAACACAGGGCATTCGCCGATCAATACAGGCTTTCCTTCCCTTTGCTGGCCGATACCGACGGGGCGGTGCGCCGCGCGTTCGGGGTGCCCAGCACCCTGTGGCTGTTCCCCGGTCGCGTCACCTACGTCATCGACCGCGACGGCATCGTGCGCATGGTCTACGACTCGCCGATCCGCGCCCAGCAACACGTCGAGCGCGCCCTCGAGGCCGCCCGCTCCCTCGCCCCGAAGCCCTGACGACAGCAGGGGATTTTGCTGGCCCTGAGACCTGATGGCATCCCTCAGGGAGCGATCCTGTGCGAAGACTTGCACCAGTTCACGAGTTTCAGGCCGGGAACCCGGGAAA
Coding sequences within:
- a CDS encoding peroxiredoxin; the encoded protein is MNVGDRAPEFTLNDQDGKPVSLADFRGRQTVVVFFYPKDESPVCTIEACGFRDMTPSFTEVGAAVLGISSDNSEKHRAFADQYRLSFPLLADTDGAVRRAFGVPSTLWLFPGRVTYVIDRDGIVRMVYDSPIRAQQHVERALEAARSLAPKP